The following nucleotide sequence is from Capra hircus breed San Clemente chromosome 16, ASM170441v1, whole genome shotgun sequence.
AGTGCTGCCCCACCAACTAGGTTGGGAGCATGTGGCATAGTCCACAACCAGCAGCTCACCCTGCTGCAGGATGTCAGGAAGAGCTCCGTTGGCTGCATGAGACAAGAGAGAAGGTGTCACAGGGACAAAGGGAAAAAGCAAGTAGGGGATGCCTACTGAATTTTCTGCCCAGCCCCTTTTCCTCTggtccctcttccttccttccatctatAGGGTTGCCGTGGAAGCAGCCAATTTGCCTACACTGTATCCTCACAGTTGATTGGCCATTGCTGATTGGTGCAGGGGTGAACACCTGACTCCAGCTAAGCCAATGAGCTCCTTTTCCTGGAATTTGGGGTTGGGACTAAGAAATCCCAGCCAGAGAGGATATAAATCTGGGAGCTGTTGGTATTGGCCACCATTTTCTTCTAGGGAGAGAAGGATGAAATAGACCcatgaagaaaagaaattctgagagaggGTTTCCTGAGTTTCTAACAATCTTTCAGTGTCCAATTTTCTCCTGTTCATTAAGCCTGGCTCTCCGCCCTTGACTGagtctcttgttgttcagttagttgtgtctgactctttgcgaccccatggaatgcagcacgcgaggcttccctatcattcactatttcccagagtttgctcaaactcttgtccattgtgttgatgatgccatccatctatctcattttctgtcgccactttctcctcctgccctcaatctttccccatatcagggtcttttccagtgagtcagctctttgcatcaggagttcaaagtattggaacttcagcttcagcatcactccttccaaggaaaattcagggttgatttcctttaggattgactggtttgatctccttgctgtccaagggactctcaagcatcttctccagcaccacagttaaaaagcttcagttctttgtctctcagccttctttgtggtccaactctcacatccgttcatgactactggaaaaaccatagctttgactgtatggacctttgtcagcaaagtgacgtctctgctttttaatacactgtctaggttcgtcatagcttttcttccaagaagtaagcattttttaatttcatggctgaaggtGAGCACTGAATTTCTTAAATCCTTATAACAAACTCCCCTTTTGACTGAGTTGGCTCCATGGATTTCTACCACTTACCATAATATGACAATGAGCCTGCTGGCATTTGGAGCCCCAGgttgggaaaaatatttgaatgtgTTGAAAGTAAAGCTTTCCTAATTGTTCACAATGACACTGCCATCACACTTTCAGTACTACCACCACTGCTACTAACGGCCAGGCTTAATAGTATTCTTCACTTGCATTTTATTAGGCTTTTCAAATACTATGCTAATCCTCATGATAGATATTAATTCCTGTTTTGACAGGTGTGACACTGAAGCCAAGAGAAGTTAAGCGGTTTTCCCAAGAGCACTCTAATTAACTCCATTCTAACCTGtgttacttcactttcacttttcactttcatgcattggagaaggaaatggcaacccacttcagtgttctcgcctggagaatcccagggacggggcagcctggtaggctgctgtctatggggtcgcacagagtcggacacaactgaagcgacttggcagcagcagcagcagcaacctgtgTTACATTTTGCAAGTGTATGGGCATTTTCACATCTCTTTAAATGTTCACCAactgtatttccattttacaaactGAGGCTTCAACATGGCTTGCCTGAGGTTACGCAGCTAGTGGCCAACATAGCTGGGAATAAAGTCAAGCACTTGGACCCTTCCCTGGCTCTTGCTGCCTCCAGTGAAATACATTCTGCCTGGGTGTTTTCTGATAAATGAACCAGTGGCTGAATTTGTATCTCAATAAGTAACAGATCCATCTCCACTTCTCACTTCTGCTAAGTGTCCATGGGTCCTGTTTTTGCAGATAAGCAGACAAGAGGGTGATATCAATTTGAGTGTATGTGTGTTGATGGACCTCTGTAAAAAAATGTCACTTACAGATTTGTCATTATGAGAAAAAATAGTCACTTATTTGTATGGGCCTTCCTGGAATTTTCCAAACCTCTGGTGATTTCCCAAGGGGAGGGCAGGTCCTCTGCTCCTTCTTGGTGACTTACTGTTATTGGATTTCTGACCCTTAGGGAGACCCACACGTACTCAGAGTCTGAGTGGCACGGTAAGGCGGCACGTGACCAGTGAGGTTTGGGATGGGAAGGTCCTCTGATGAGGACCCCAGGGACCTTTGTGGAGCTGTAGAATCCTGAGGTCACGGAGTGAATGCTATTTTAGGCCCTGGCTTCGGGCCATAGGAGGGACTTCTATGCCAGATGTCAGGTAGTCACGGTGACAGTGACAACGGCTAACACACagcaccatgtgccaggcactggtctAAGCACTTCCCGTGGATCATCGACAACCGTGTGATACAGAGCCtgttattacccccattttacagatgaggaaacttcaGCATGGAAAGGCTAAGCAATCTGCACGTGGCCACACAGCAAATAGGTGGAGGAACTGGATCTGAGCCCAGGCATTCTGAATTCCTATCTGTctgtgtgcacgcacgtgtgcGTGCTcggtcgctttagtcgtgtccaactctatgcgaccctatggcctgtagcccaccaggcttctctgtccataggattctccggcaagagtactggagtgggttcccatgccctcctccagggcatcttcccgaccctggagaTGAACGCTTGTCTCCTGCGtctcgtcccctgcattgcaggtggattcttgacccaccgagccacctggaaagGCCTTATCTGTCTACACTATCCTTCTTCTCCAAGGCAGCAGGCACTTCTTCCAGACTCCTTGGATAATGAGCGGAGAGAAAACCCCTGTCTGAACCGCGGTGACATCGCCCCCTTCCCTTGGGAGCCATGGggctcccagcaccacttactctGCAGTCTCCCCCAGCCCGTGACGTAGCAGACATAGTTGTTGGGCAGGATGGTGCCGGCAGGCGGCAGGCAGCCCAGCTGGATCTTGTCAGTCAGGGGGACAGAGCTGGCCAGTTTGAGCAGGGCAATGtcgttcctgggttggaaaagaaGTGGAGCATAACTAGAGGGTTGACTGGTTCTGTCCAAGTTATATTTCTGATTCTAGCCCCAGCTGGGATCACTGAACCCCGTCCCTGGCTGGACTGATGCTGACTCTTCCTGCTGTTGGGGTTACGAGGGATTGGGAGCACCTATGGTTAAACCCCAAGActgcatttaaaaagaaaattttggccACATTCAgcagcgtgtggaatcttagttcccctgccagggattgaacccataccccctgcagtgaaaggcagagtcttcaccactgggccactggaGGAGTCCCCCCAGGACTGTATTTTGTCCCTGGTGGAGCTTGAAGCCCTAAATTCCTAAAGGCCTTTCAGGGGACTGTTTAAAACAGAGAGGGCAAGTCAGTCTGTCTTGCAAAGTCCACTCTGATGGATTAGTTGTGGCTGCCTGGCAGGCTGTGTTGACAAGGACTCTGAGGTTCTTTCCAGGATCAGCAAGGGAATAAATCCATGATTGCTTGGGGATGTCCATGCTGGCCTTGTACTTCCTGTGTTTGGTTTAGAAAACAGCAGATGTTCAGACCAAAAGGACTTTTTGCCTTTATTCTTCACTCTCTTTTCCACCTTGAGCTCTGCTGTCAGATTTATCCCAGCGTTCCATGTCCTTGTCTAGGAAACCTTTAGCGATTGGCCAATCACATTTTAGACGATGGCTGCAATGAGATCTCCCACCTATTGGTGCTTGTTGCAATGTGATGTTGACACTTTGTCCATTGAGAGCTGGGGGTCTCAGTTTCTTCcccctgggtggggatggggggccTGTGATGTTTAGGAAGTGACACCATGTGACTTCTGAAACTAAGTCATGACAAGAGATGAAGCTTCTGTAAGATCTTTCAAGATTTCCCTTCTTAGATCCTAACCTCTGTGCCACAAAGAAGCCAAGGCCACATCGAGAGGCCATATGTAGCTAAAAATCTCTCCACTCTCTGCCCAGCCATCtccttcccatctcttaaagCCTCTCTGGACACTTTCCGTGTCATTTTATGGCTTTCCAATgtcttgtctgtgtgtgtttcatcTAGCTGACTAGTCCCTTTGGGGGCAGAGACTGCCTTATGATTCATGGACTCCTTGCATCCTTTGTGAGCCATCATCAGTGCTGGACCACAGCAGGCTGCCCAGATGAAAGAGCGCAGAGAGTTACGGCCACAAggcatcctctgctgtcccctgggCTGTGATGCAGCGTCATGGGATTTGGTGAGTGAGCTTTCTGGGCAGCCATTCAAGAGTGGCATCTTGGGCTGCAGAAGAGGCCTTGTGTGTGGTTAAATTACGCAAATTTGAAGAGTTGGCTGGGGTACTTCTTTCTAAAGGCCCTTCTGGAACTGCAGATGTGCCCTTGGGGGATGGGAGAGGATGATGGATACTTCTGGGTTCCAGGATGGTGATGGGGAAGCAGGAAAAGGGAAGATAACTTTCTGTCCCTGGTGGGGAGATGCCAACAATGCCACACGGTCGTTATTCATATCTAAGCCAGCAGGCTCCTTAACCACCCCCCGCACTGCCTCACAGCCACACTTCTGGCCATGGGCACCCTGAGAGCTGCTGCAGTGACCTATGCATCTCTATATGTCCAGCACTCAGTGTGGTATGTGGAACATGGGTGGGGGGATGGTCACCAAAGGCTCAGGGTGGAGCATGGGGTGGCATGTGTTTGTCTAAGGAGCTGGGGAGTAGAGTCTCCCTGCTGGTTGGGGAACCATCACTAGGGTTTTGCAGAGCTCTGAACCGTTGACTAGCTTCCTGTGTCTGTTACCGAGGCTGCTTTGTAGGGTTTCAGggagtctttctttttaaaagatcttgCTGGGAGGAGGTACAGGGTGGAGAAAGGCAGGAAGGACCATGTCCCACTCTGCTTATGGACTCCACTCCCAGTCGTGGGGCCTGTAGACCCATCTCTGTGTCCTCAGGGTTTAGCACAGAATAAATCCACGGTCAGTGAGTGCCTGGGGTGGACTGGAACCTTGTAGACTTAACtggcaggagatctaggttcccCCCGCCACCCCAGTCACATGCCAGCGCAGGCCTCTTTGGGGCTGAGAACCTCTCCCCGCTCCCTACAGAAGGAACAAAGGATGGGACAGCACCCACTGCTTTCTGGGAGACAGCCCACcctcagtctgtgtccctgccagCCCACCCCCCAAAGTGCACCCAGACAGAACTCACCCTTGGGCGAGCTGGTTGGAGTTCCACTTCTCGTGTATCACAGACTTGGAGACTGCGACGGTCAGTGAGCCAGACTCAGCGGTGGAGAGACTCTGCCGGCCCACCACCACGCGGTAGGTCCTGGAGGAACTGGGGGAGAGGGGGCCGGGCAGGGAAGGTGAGCTCTGGGctgtcctttcctctctctgagcGCTATGGGCTGGGACACCCCAATGAATGTACCAGTTAGAGACTAAGCTCTGGACGGTGCTGGGGGACCCCAACCAGCTCCTGCTCCAAGAGCCACTAGTTGGCACTGggaatttttctttccttggggCAATCGGTTAGTTACAACATAACATAAAAACTACAACAAAACAGTAATTACAACTATATGATACCAACTGtaaactataatataaaataaaattaataatgtaaGCTCTATGTTACTATAGGGGAAGTAAGATGGATACAGATAACTGCAGTCATTTAACTTAAAgggcattttttattttaattttaaaattttattatcttttttggcCACAACTATATGGCATGCAgaacttccctaaccagggattgaacctgtgtcccctgcagtgaagcacagagtcttaactactggaccactagggaagttcccaAGGccattttttttagtttaactcctcatttcctgtttttaaatgGGGAACCTGAGGCTTGCATGCgtgagtgcgtgctcagttgctcagttgtgtctgactgtttgtgaccccagggactgtagcctgccaggctcctctgtccatgggattctccaggcaagaatactgcagtaggttgccagttccttctccaggggatcttcttgactcaagaatcaaacctgcatctcctgcgtctcctgccttggcaggctgattctttacccttgaaccacctaggaagccagcCTGAGGCTTAGGAAGGACTAACTGGTCCAAAGTCTTACTCTCCAGCTCGTTAGTGACAACTCAGAGGTAGAAGCAGGACTCCTGAATCCCAGACCTCTGTGATTTCCCCCACCACCTCATAGAACTTGTAAATTAGGTAGAGAGAAGGGACCACCCCTGACAATGAGAGTGTCCCACGGGCCCAGTGGAAACTCCAGTGAGCGCCAGCCTGGGTAAGCCAAGCAGAGGCTGTAGGGAAGGAAGAGGACAAGGTGAACAGTAGAAGTCACAGagcctttcccttccctgtgGGCCTTTATAATGGTGCTAGTTTcacttttattgagcacttactctgtgctGGCCCGTTTACTGCATCATCTCATTGAATCCACACTGAATACCCATGgatgcttccccggtggcttagtggtaaggaatctgcctgccaacgcaggagacacagattcgattcctgggtcgggaagatcccctggagaaggaaatggtaacccactccagtattcgtgcctagaaaatcccatggaaagaggagcctggcaggctacagtccatggggtcgcaaagagtcagacacgactgagtgactaaactacaaCTACTGCAAATACTGTTATCTGCTTTTTTGTGGGTGATGGTATTGAGACTTGAAGAAGTCATTTAAGTAGCTCAAGTGAACCAAGTTCCAGATCCAGAGGCCATATCTAGTTCGCCCCAAAAGGGCAGAAGATGGGCCTCTCCCTCCCCATAGTCCCCCTCAGTGCCCTGCACAGAATGGGCAAGCCATATCGTATATATGGGTCTACCAACAGACTGAACTATAGATCGAAGAGAGAGTATTTCTTGGCCAAGGAAGTGGTTATGTGCGATGCTCCTTTATATGGGGTGGTTTGGGCCATCTGGGCTCTAACTCTGAGAGATGAGTGCTGGCCAGTAGGGTGAGCAGGCGGGGAGACGGGGGAATAGCAATTACCTGATGCAGTGGGCCGCTGTCAGGACCCAATTTTGTTCTATCAGAGACCCTCCACAGGTGTGACGCCACTGGCCGCTGGAGCTGTACTGCAGGGAGACCTGGGAAGAAGCACAGGTGATCCCATAGCTGAAAGGGTCCCAGCCCCggcagtgggggcaggggaagtTGAGCAAGCAAGACGCTCGCCTCAGGTGCAAAATCTAAGGGGGCATGAAGAAACTCTAATCCAGCTAcataacattttaataatctttagaaaattaacacaaaaaaTCTATGATGAACAAAATgtcaaaaatgtaaataaaaactctATTAAGAAgtaattaaaaaacttttttttggctgtgctgcagggCATGTAGGATAttcgttccccagccagggacggAGGCcacgccccttgcattggaagtgggGAATCTTAgccctgggctgccagggaagtccaagaagtaATTGTTTTGAACATCTTTCTGTAGTGCGACTTGTTGGGATTTTTCCTTTCTTGGGAGCTATTTCTTCAGGACATATTCCTCCAATTTAATATGTGTAAAGCAAAATTGTGATCCCTTCTGCCCGCTCCCTGAATCTGTGCTTTCCTTAAATTTTCTTGTCTTGGTAAATGGCAAACCAGTTGTACCTGCTGTTCAGGCCAAAACCCTTGGCGGTGAATTTGatgcttctctttctctcatatGCCTCATTCGAACCCACCAGCAAATCCCACCAGCTCTACTTCCAGAATATGTGGACAGAACGCCTCCCTCCTACCATCTCAACTGCTGGTCCCCATCATCTTCACATCTCACCTGGATTATTATTGTAGCTTCCTATGTATTGTCCCTGCTCTCGGTCTGGCCCCTTCCTCACCCCATTTCTCAACACGGTGGGCAGAATGATCCTTTTAAAATGTGAGCTTAATTATGTTTCTCCTCTGCTCTGAACTGCCAGTGGCTTCTGCTCTTATACGATGTAAACCCCAAACTGTACAATGCCCTACTAGGTTCTACACGACCACCCTCACCTTACAGGCTCTCATTCCCCTTTCTGCTCCGGCCACACTGACCTCCACGAGGTTCTGGAAACACAACAAGCCCATTTCTGCCTCAGAGCCTTTGCATTTGCTATTCCTTCTGCCCGAACTATTCTGTAAAGTATTAGCATAGGTTTCTCCTTCACTTCCTGCAGGTCTGTGCTCTTCCCTGTGAGGTTCTCTGTGACCACCTTATCTAAGGGTATGCACACTCATGTCCACACAAGTGTACATGCGTATCCTtacacacccatgcacacataTGGACACACACAGCTCTTTCCTCGTGTCCTGTTTTATTCTTCATCTATCATCACCTGATGTTATGAATTTGCCCATTCAATGGTTGATACTCTCATTCTCCCACTTTAATATAAGCTCTGTGAATTTCATTTCCACTGCTGTATTCCAGGTGCCTAGAACAGTTCCTGTCTCATAGTGGGTCCTTAATAAATTGAACAAGTGAGTTAATCagaaaatgagtgaatgaatgaaaatggactCACCAGGGCAAGTGTCTGGGCTCTCTTGCCGAACTTGTCGCCTATTGCTCTTCAGTTTTTCCTTGAAGACTAAATCCACTCATAGGATTATGAAAATACTTAAGTGCACTTTACCCCTGATGActcctcaacttttttttttttaagaaaaacttgtTTCCAGTTAGATTTGATTGCTTAATGGGTGTGGATTGGAACTTGAAGGTGGTTGCATTTGGCACCATTTGGGTCTCTGTGGAAGCtgtcccatctccttccccttgAAGTCCCTGCCAAGGCCAAATAGAAAGGAGGGAGATGACAGCAGGGCATTGCCTGCTCTGACCATGGTTCCTGTGGAGGAAAAGCAGGAGTGATGCTGCTTTTCTCCAAATATCACTTCTGATTATCCCCATCACATCTTGTTTGCTTCACATTAAGGGGACTTAGATTAACTGACCTTTTAAAAACAATGCTTAAAATTAGACCAAATTAAAAAGATACCTAAAAGGATGCCCCATGCCCAAATCTCCAAATAGGCTGAAATCATCCTACCAATGTGAAAATTTGAAATAATGTATAAACATACAATTTGTGGGCAGCAAAGTGTGGCCACAAGAGCAAAGGTTAAACCAAATTTGACTCTGCACTTTCCCCCAGGCTAACTGGGTCACTTTGGGCAATTATATAACTTTTCTGAGCCTCCGTCACCTTGTCTAGAAAATGGGAATTATAATGCTTGTCTGGGGCTCTTGGGATTATTAATAATCATAATAGCTAACACTTTAAATATCTAATAATTTGAACACTTACCATATACCAGACACTGTTCTGAGCTCAGAGGGTAAATAAGCTCACATCACAATCACAGTAATCTCATGAagcactattattattcccactttacagatgaataaaataaGGCAGTGAATAGAAATTTGTACAACATGGTCCACATCATAAGGGGTgccatgtatttttaatattactCACTGAGAAAGGTAAATTGAGTTGCTTCACTTGTACGCTAGTATGTGCCATAGCATGAATAGTCTGGCTCCAGAATCTATTTGGAAACTTACACATCCTACTTtattattatctctttttttttgtctatgccctgcagcatgtgggatcttcattccctccCAGAGATAGAATCCACGCCCCCTACAGTGGAGATGAGGAGTTTTAAACActgggccaccagtgaagtcctacACACCCTACTTTAATTTTAAACCATCTAGCACTTTATTTTCCGGTGTCTAGTGGATTGTGACCTAGAATCATAATCTTGAGATGAGTGTGGAACAGAAGAGACCCCTCAGCCAATGTAGAGCaaattatatttgtttaaaattttgatattttgttcattatggtaaagtttgatttttaaaaaaaatattgcattaaaaattcattttggttACTGAGTTTTGTGGCGCTTCCTTAACTTTTGCCCCCAAAGTGAGTGCCTCGTTTGCCTCACCCTGGTCCCCACCCTGCTTGACCTGCCCACCCATCCTGATTAAAAAATTCTCCTAGGGAAGCAGAAGCAGGAAGTGTAGTGAGACCCTTCTAAGACTAGCATCAATTGGTTCCCAAGGCAAGGATATGTTTGTATCAGCAAGTGGTACAGAGGTGGAGCAAATGGTCCAGAGGGTGAGGAGTTATTTTGGTAGGCAGCATTGATTGATTCTCAGCACAAGGGTGACCTCTACTTAAGGGGGAGGTATAGGGCCCCTCTTCCAACttcccagaaaaaataaatatatttttgagagtGTGTGAGAAAAGTAGAAGAACTGGCAAAAGCGCACAGAGCTAAGTACTGGGTTGGTAAAAAATTCGTTTGGGTTTTCTTTTGGtaacatcttatagaaaaatctgaatgaattcTATGGCCAATCCAATACATAAATTGTGAATTGTCTGTCGCTCTCTAAGACTGAAGCTCTCCTAATTGAAGGGAGGATGAATGCATGTTGCATTCCCTCCATGAAACCTACTGATGGCTGCATGGGCACTCTGAGCACTCCCTTACATTGTAAACTCACCCCACTCAACCTTTCTGCGCCCAAACCTGTGTATGCCAGTTGTACTCATATTGTAATCATGTGTATTAATTAAATATGTAACCAATGAAATATGAGTTCTAAAAGATAGCTGTGGTTTACATGGAAACTAAGGTAAGTGCTTGGAAGAGACCACATaactatgacttttaaaaaattgctgtgAATTAAGCatagatgaaaaaactgaaaaattgagaaaaaaaggtCATCACAATCTGGAAGGGCTGTCAGATTGCTTCTTGAGTATCTCATAGTCAGTTACTCTACTTTAAAGAAATGGAATTACAGATGATACATTGTGGGGATGATTTATACAAGATAGATTGGTGACTAAATGCATATTTATAAGTTTTCaattaaataagtatttaaagGATATGTGTGATTTCTAATAATTTATCTATAAccaatctttcaatttgttgtttagtcgctaagtcgtgtctgactctttgcatccccatggactgtaaccccaccaggctcctctgtccatgggatttcccaggcaagaatactgaagtgggttgccatttctttctctggggcat
It contains:
- the LOC102174414 gene encoding chymotrypsin-like elastase family member 2A codes for the protein MIRALLLSTLVAGALSCGVPTYPPQLSRVVGGEDARPNSWPWQVSLQYSSSGQWRHTCGGSLIEQNWVLTAAHCISSSRTYRVVVGRQSLSTAESGSLTVAVSKSVIHEKWNSNQLAQGNDIALLKLASSVPLTDKIQLGCLPPAGTILPNNYVCYVTGWGRLQTNGALPDILQQGELLVVDYATCSQPSWWGSTVKTNMICAGGDGVTSSCNGDSGGPLNCQADNGQWQVHGIVSFGSSLGCNYYRKPSVFTRVSNYNDWINSVIENN